TCTGGCATCGCGACCTTGCGAAATGCCAGCCTGCACGCTTACTTGATGACCATCCGCAGAAGGGCCGGATTGCAGGAGAATCCCGACCTGCTGGGCAAGATATAGTTCGCATTACCGCGCGGACCCTCAGCACGTCACCCACAGTGTAGAACAATGCCAAAATCAAAAAGCAACCAGGTGACCGCCCGGGTCGCACGGATTCACGCGAAGATCCTCGCGATTGTCATTGGCGCTCTGTTCGGACTCAGCCTGTTCGCGATGACGGCATGGCTCGTAATCAAGGATGGACCGGACGCCGGTCCGCACCTTCAGCTTCTCGGACAGTACTTCATCGGATACTCTGTAACCTGGGTCGGCAGTTTTGTCGGCCTGGTGTACGGCGCGCTTGTCGGTGGGCTGATTGGGTGGACGATAGGCATGATCTACAACCGCATCGTCGATCTCTGAGACAGGCATCGTGACTGACCGTATGTAGGGTATGTCTGACTCGCCTCCGCTCGTCCTCGTATTTTCAACGCACAGCCGGGCGTGATCACGGAATGAAGATCTCCGTCGTAGTACCATTCTTTAACGAGGAGAAGCACATCGAGTCGTGCATCGCGGCTCTGTCCGGTCAGTCCTACCCAAAGGATCAGTACGAGATAATCCTCGTCGACAACAACTCTACGGACCAGTCGGCGACGATTGCACGACGAAATCCGGAGGTGAGAGTGGTCCTGGAAGAAGTACAAGGAGACTACGCTGCACGAAACCGCGGGATTGCGGAATCGACGGGAGACATCATCGCCTTCACGGATGCTGACACGGCCCCGAGGGAAGACTGGCTAAGCAACATCGACCAGGCGATGCAGGATTCCGGCGCGGCTGTGCTCGTAGGCCGCCTGCACTTTTCATCCGCCTCAAGTTCCCTCGCAATGCTGGCGGCCTACGAGTCGGACAAGATGGGGTGGATCTTCGATAGTAAGATCGAAGACCTGTATGTCGCATACACGTGCAACATGGCAACACGCCGTACCGTGCTTGAGCAGCTCGGCGGTTTCCCCCTGATCTACCGAAGCGCTGACATTGTTTTCCTTCGACGCGCGATCGATGTCCATTCGTCTTCGGCGGTCCGATACGACGCCAACATCGAGGCGGACCGACTTGAGATCTCGACACTGAGACAGTACTACTCGAAACTCCACACGTACGGACGAGATTACGCCCGGTACTCGCGCAAGGAGTCCTTGCGCGCGTTGAGCAACGTCGAGCGACTTCGAATCGTTCGCCAAACGATAAACCGGAACGATTACTCCTTTGCCGCTGGCGCGCTGCTTCTGGTGCTGCTCGTGATTGGCGGCATCTGTTACGACACAGGGCGAATTCTCGGACCAAGCTCCTGACGGCGATTCGCGCACAGCGACCAATATCCTTACTGCTCGGAAGCAACCTGGTCGCAACAGCGGCAGGTGGCGCATTCTTCCTTGTCGCATCGTGGCAGTTCAGCCTCGCCGACATGGGTCTGTACGCCTTCGCCATCAGCGCACAATGGATACTTGTCGGGCTCTTCGGAACGGGACCGGGTGTCGCGGTAGTACGTTTGTCCGTCGAGCAGTTTGCCTCCGGCAACGGCCAAAAGGCTGCGGGCATCGCCATCATGGCAGCAGGAACGGCGATTGTTGGAACTTTGGCGGTGGCGATAGTCGGTGGGACGGCGGCTGAGATCTCGTCGGGATCAGGCTTCTCAGCTACGGCGGCTGTACTGGTCGCTATCTGGGCCGGAGGGCGATCGGTGCTCGAATGTCTCCGGTCCAGCCTGCTCTCGCAGGAGTTGTATGGCCGCGTCGCTGTACTGACAGTGGCAGGCGCGATTGTGGGACTTTGCGCACTGGGTTTGATACTCGCGACCGGCGACCTGACCGTCGAACGGATCTTGCTCGCGCATGCCATCGGCCAGACAGCAAGCGGTCTTCTCGCCACCGCCTTCCTCATCCCTCTCTGGAGGATGGGTGCCGAGCTGTCAGCCACCTCCTACCGACAGCTGGTGGCGTACGCCAAGTGGCCTACGCTTAGCGAAGGCACGAAACTACTCCACTCTCACATCGGACCGGTTATTCTCCTTGCCGTGGCCGGAGCAGAACAGGCCGGACTGTACGGACTTGGTCGCTATCCTGCGTACGTCTTTGGTGTAGTGGGA
The nucleotide sequence above comes from Rhodothermales bacterium. Encoded proteins:
- a CDS encoding glycosyltransferase; the encoded protein is MKISVVVPFFNEEKHIESCIAALSGQSYPKDQYEIILVDNNSTDQSATIARRNPEVRVVLEEVQGDYAARNRGIAESTGDIIAFTDADTAPREDWLSNIDQAMQDSGAAVLVGRLHFSSASSSLAMLAAYESDKMGWIFDSKIEDLYVAYTCNMATRRTVLEQLGGFPLIYRSADIVFLRRAIDVHSSSAVRYDANIEADRLEISTLRQYYSKLHTYGRDYARYSRKESLRALSNVERLRIVRQTINRNDYSFAAGALLLVLLVIGGICYDTGRILGPSS